One region of Bdellovibrio bacteriovorus genomic DNA includes:
- a CDS encoding DUF192 domain-containing protein, whose amino-acid sequence MMAALINKTTNQTLVPDLKVAKTFWSRGKGLLGRASLPQEEALWILRCNSIHTFFMQFSIDCVFVDKNLKVKAIFEDVRPGRLVFPVWGASSVIEMSAGSVSKMKVSVGDQLYVGA is encoded by the coding sequence ATGATGGCAGCTTTGATTAACAAAACGACAAATCAAACTTTAGTTCCGGATCTGAAAGTCGCAAAAACTTTCTGGAGTCGTGGCAAGGGGCTTTTGGGTCGCGCCTCGTTACCTCAAGAAGAAGCATTGTGGATTTTAAGATGCAACAGCATCCACACATTCTTCATGCAGTTTTCCATTGATTGTGTATTCGTAGATAAAAACTTGAAGGTCAAAGCGATCTTCGAAGATGTTCGCCCGGGACGCTTGGTTTTCCCTGTATGGGGAGCCAGTTCCGTTATTGAAATGTCAGCAGGTTCAGTCAGCAAAATGAAAGTCAGCGTGGGAGATCAACTTTATGTGGGCGCTTAG
- a CDS encoding FHA domain-containing protein, with protein sequence MSAAPQVKDTIKFNIEVTKGPHAGLKSTFAKASVTIGRGPENDIVLSGDPRTSRQHAEIKQRSGHEFVIVNLSQKNYVLVNGQNIQSEIINNDSVIQIGDTEIRFHAELPPSVSQSAPLASPTASILTPTPSPVTPQMPKPQAPTPRPMPTPNGSQGYGGLPTMPTQGMPPAQPMAYGGYQPPPPGAGPMPGPAPRAAGGGPLANPKVRFYGIIAIVAIVGWWFFSSSDTKAKKDPNAIRTSSISMQDVMDAEKRSQELLTIKKEKYDSIQYRRAQENFIKGFRDFQQGQYARAREAFQVVLNLDPDNELAKRYYHLSKIKFDELVKFNMIQGNRYREKRNWRMCQSNYQNVLTMLQNRKDDPTFKEAKQFYEECTLNLEGRF encoded by the coding sequence ATGAGTGCTGCGCCTCAGGTGAAAGACACAATTAAATTTAATATTGAAGTGACGAAGGGTCCGCATGCGGGTCTGAAGTCCACTTTTGCCAAAGCGTCAGTCACTATAGGTCGTGGTCCTGAAAATGATATCGTTCTTTCCGGGGATCCACGCACCAGTCGTCAACATGCCGAAATTAAACAGCGCTCGGGTCACGAGTTTGTGATCGTCAATCTAAGTCAAAAAAACTATGTTTTGGTGAATGGCCAGAATATTCAGTCCGAAATCATTAACAATGATTCGGTGATTCAGATTGGTGATACAGAAATTCGTTTCCATGCTGAGTTGCCTCCGTCGGTTTCTCAATCGGCGCCGTTGGCATCTCCGACAGCTTCGATTTTAACTCCGACACCATCCCCCGTAACGCCGCAGATGCCGAAGCCGCAAGCGCCGACACCTCGTCCGATGCCTACACCGAATGGATCGCAGGGTTATGGCGGATTGCCAACGATGCCAACTCAAGGAATGCCACCCGCTCAGCCCATGGCTTACGGAGGATATCAGCCTCCACCTCCAGGAGCGGGGCCGATGCCAGGTCCAGCACCCCGAGCAGCCGGTGGTGGTCCTTTAGCAAATCCAAAAGTTCGCTTTTATGGAATCATCGCGATCGTCGCGATCGTCGGATGGTGGTTCTTTTCATCGTCGGATACAAAAGCGAAAAAAGATCCTAATGCGATTCGGACCAGTTCTATCAGTATGCAAGACGTGATGGATGCGGAAAAACGCTCGCAAGAGCTTCTGACCATCAAAAAAGAAAAATACGATTCGATTCAATATCGTCGTGCTCAGGAGAACTTTATCAAGGGCTTCCGCGACTTTCAGCAAGGTCAGTATGCCCGTGCGAGAGAAGCATTTCAGGTTGTATTAAACCTGGACCCTGACAACGAGCTGGCAAAACGTTATTATCATTTATCGAAGATCAAGTTTGATGAGTTGGTTAAGTTTAATATGATTCAGGGCAATCGTTATAGAGAGAAAAGAAACTGGCGTATGTGCCAGTCAAATTATCAGAACGTGCTGACGATGCTTCAAAATCGTAAAGATGATCCTACATTTAAAGAAGCGAAGCAGTTTTATGAAGAGTGTACTTTGAATTTGGAGGGTAGATTCTAA
- a CDS encoding S1 family peptidase: MNVRSSLLLASAALLFTACTDSKTSSLNLDNKNTSIVNGSAALPQDRVTASTVALIAKYDGKPYSFCTGTLISEDLVLTASHCLEYTEKPSDVWIFFGTDLPKELSDTRLLTVENFERHSGYEMIFDDTGYPVTGINDVAVIRLQSKAPAGTLVVPVLAPETQLEEGQSLLLAGYGLIDDVKGVRSDGLNYTQVPLAKVWETILVTDQLRSGACSGDSGGPAYLESKDGLIVAGITRGPHDKAPDCHTYGEYTYASKHKQFILEAAKKLGAQEPQFVDLK, from the coding sequence ATGAACGTTCGATCATCTCTTTTGCTTGCGTCTGCCGCTTTGCTTTTCACAGCTTGTACGGATAGCAAGACGTCTTCTTTAAATTTGGATAATAAAAATACTTCGATCGTGAATGGGTCCGCGGCGCTGCCTCAAGATAGAGTGACAGCTTCAACAGTTGCCCTTATTGCAAAGTACGATGGCAAACCTTATTCTTTTTGTACTGGTACTTTGATTTCAGAAGACCTAGTTCTGACCGCAAGCCACTGCTTGGAATACACAGAAAAGCCTTCGGACGTTTGGATCTTTTTTGGTACCGATCTTCCTAAAGAGCTTTCTGACACTCGCCTTCTGACGGTCGAAAACTTTGAAAGACATTCAGGTTACGAGATGATTTTCGATGACACGGGTTATCCGGTAACTGGCATCAATGACGTTGCCGTCATTCGTCTTCAAAGCAAAGCACCTGCGGGCACCCTTGTTGTTCCAGTACTTGCGCCAGAAACACAATTAGAAGAGGGTCAATCTTTACTTCTTGCTGGATATGGTTTGATTGATGACGTCAAAGGCGTCAGATCCGATGGGTTGAACTACACTCAAGTTCCACTGGCTAAAGTGTGGGAGACAATTCTCGTAACAGATCAGTTGCGTTCAGGGGCCTGCAGTGGCGACTCTGGCGGCCCGGCTTATCTAGAATCTAAAGACGGACTTATCGTTGCAGGTATCACGCGTGGTCCTCACGACAAGGCTCCAGATTGCCATACATATGGTGAGTACACTTACGCTTCAAAACACAAACAGTTCATTTTGGAAGCGGCGAAAAAGCTGGGTGCGCAAGAACCTCAATTTGTCGACCTGAAGTAA
- a CDS encoding FHA domain-containing protein has product MARLKVRLRGKPVYDIQLTEDRTYVAGRKEDCDIVLQPEKGISREHFKLSFVSGAWTVDVISRYGDITYKGEPVQQFALEHGSQFSIPPYEFDFVLTAATTSDESVAPAPDYGGGTSANLPAVQGEGSDGFGGSEEKTVIGVAPQVAYIKIMDGQNNEPKELIRLDAGESWVAGRESSCHIQIRDQRVSRRQFEIRRAGSQYVIIDLGSVNGTLLNGNPISSSDPTTIRSGDAISVLTNYLYFELHDAGFQSRLELVNVPPPNPLVQVGNDALPMEYQQQQQNELMAYQGGMAPMPYQPQMQYPGAPMPHQAPAATGKFDFQKNRPKIIAGAVLLLALAYFFSGDDSAKPPTPQPGASSAPGSPLEIFNKLPPEQQALVRQRYKDAKNLYMQGKYQLAQDEIIKIQELVPDYEDIREIERLSKEAIFIQEQQRRQEQIEKAKIETEEKIQKAAAECQKKINPDITMPEIEECLSDVMQFNPEHPKIVDLKMQVENITTQRDAKAAERAAYQSQVSKLRAIYNSAEQVHKKGKPLDAIAAYERVIAAQLPDPNGYKGQAKRNIASIRQMMNSKTASLQGEAEKFYQAQNLKGAIMSLRKARVMDPTNPDLPEKIERYTGELRKQMMTIYQEGILEESFGNVDGGESKAGAKDKWRKILELDVPDGEYYKKAYIKLKKYGAL; this is encoded by the coding sequence ATGGCCCGCCTCAAAGTCCGCCTGCGTGGCAAACCTGTTTACGATATCCAGCTTACGGAGGATCGCACTTATGTAGCGGGCCGCAAGGAGGATTGTGATATCGTATTGCAGCCAGAAAAAGGCATCTCTCGCGAGCACTTTAAGCTGTCATTTGTGAGTGGTGCGTGGACTGTGGATGTGATCTCTCGCTATGGTGATATCACTTATAAGGGTGAGCCCGTACAACAGTTCGCCTTAGAGCATGGCAGTCAGTTTTCTATTCCGCCTTATGAATTTGATTTTGTTTTAACGGCCGCAACAACATCTGATGAGTCGGTGGCCCCAGCACCCGATTATGGTGGAGGCACATCCGCAAATCTTCCAGCTGTGCAAGGCGAAGGTTCCGACGGCTTTGGTGGCAGTGAAGAAAAGACTGTCATTGGGGTGGCACCGCAAGTGGCCTACATCAAAATCATGGATGGTCAAAATAATGAACCTAAAGAACTGATCCGACTTGATGCCGGAGAATCCTGGGTTGCGGGCCGCGAATCTTCGTGCCACATCCAAATTCGCGATCAGCGCGTCAGTCGTCGCCAGTTCGAAATTCGTCGTGCAGGCTCTCAATATGTGATTATTGATCTAGGCAGCGTGAACGGAACTTTGTTGAACGGAAACCCGATTTCGTCAAGTGATCCGACGACCATTCGTTCAGGTGATGCGATCAGTGTTTTAACCAATTATTTGTATTTTGAATTGCACGACGCCGGTTTTCAAAGCCGTTTAGAGCTGGTCAATGTGCCGCCACCAAATCCTTTGGTTCAGGTTGGCAACGACGCTTTGCCGATGGAATATCAGCAGCAGCAACAGAATGAATTGATGGCATATCAAGGTGGTATGGCACCGATGCCTTACCAACCGCAAATGCAGTATCCCGGAGCTCCGATGCCACACCAGGCACCCGCGGCTACCGGAAAATTTGATTTCCAAAAGAATCGACCTAAGATTATCGCGGGGGCGGTGCTATTGTTAGCGCTGGCTTATTTTTTTAGCGGAGACGACTCGGCAAAACCTCCAACACCTCAGCCAGGGGCTTCGTCGGCGCCAGGCTCACCTTTAGAAATCTTCAATAAGCTTCCGCCCGAGCAACAAGCCTTGGTTCGTCAGCGCTATAAAGATGCGAAGAACCTGTACATGCAAGGGAAGTATCAATTAGCTCAAGACGAAATCATCAAGATTCAAGAACTAGTTCCTGATTATGAAGACATCAGAGAGATTGAACGTCTTTCGAAAGAAGCCATTTTCATTCAAGAGCAGCAACGTCGCCAAGAGCAGATCGAAAAGGCGAAAATAGAAACAGAAGAAAAAATTCAGAAGGCCGCAGCGGAATGTCAGAAGAAAATCAACCCTGATATCACCATGCCGGAAATTGAAGAGTGCTTAAGCGACGTGATGCAGTTTAATCCAGAGCACCCGAAGATCGTAGATCTGAAAATGCAGGTGGAAAACATCACGACCCAAAGAGATGCTAAAGCGGCTGAAAGAGCGGCCTATCAATCTCAAGTGTCGAAGCTTCGTGCTATTTATAACAGCGCGGAACAGGTTCATAAAAAAGGAAAGCCGTTGGATGCGATTGCCGCTTATGAAAGAGTGATTGCCGCGCAATTGCCAGACCCTAATGGCTATAAAGGTCAAGCGAAGCGCAATATCGCCTCGATCCGCCAAATGATGAATTCTAAAACGGCCTCTTTGCAAGGTGAGGCAGAAAAATTTTATCAAGCGCAAAACTTAAAAGGCGCGATCATGTCGCTGCGTAAAGCACGGGTGATGGATCCCACCAACCCAGATCTTCCCGAAAAGATCGAACGCTACACGGGTGAGTTGCGCAAACAAATGATGACGATCTATCAGGAAGGCATTCTTGAAGAAAGTTTTGGTAACGTCGACGGCGGTGAATCTAAGGCCGGAGCCAAAGACAAGTGGCGAAAAATTCTGGAACTCGATGTTCCAGACGGCGAGTACTACAAAAAAGCATATATCAAGTTGAAGAAGTATGGAGCACTTTAG
- a CDS encoding YggS family pyridoxal phosphate-dependent enzyme translates to MDLKELHKQTAPARILAVSKLQPEEKIRALYNEGQRMFGENYVQEALDKIEHLQDLSDIQWHLIGHLQKNKTKYVAGKFALIHSVDSLELAQVLSRQCENKNVQQNILIQVNVAQEETKGGFDKDSLKKHWKELTSLPCLKINGFMTMPPLTENPEEVRPYFQELRKLMEELKSQTDLKLHPLNELSMGTSHDYAVAVEEGATILRLGTILFGERPIKR, encoded by the coding sequence ATGGACTTAAAAGAGCTTCATAAGCAAACAGCCCCTGCCCGCATCCTCGCTGTCTCTAAATTACAGCCGGAAGAAAAAATTCGCGCTCTTTATAATGAAGGGCAGCGAATGTTTGGTGAAAATTACGTGCAAGAGGCTTTAGATAAAATCGAGCACTTGCAGGATCTTTCCGATATTCAATGGCATTTGATCGGCCATCTGCAAAAAAATAAAACGAAGTATGTCGCCGGAAAGTTCGCCTTGATCCACTCCGTGGATTCATTGGAACTCGCTCAAGTCTTAAGCCGGCAATGCGAAAACAAAAATGTTCAGCAAAACATCCTGATTCAGGTCAATGTTGCTCAGGAAGAAACAAAGGGCGGTTTTGACAAAGATAGTCTGAAGAAGCATTGGAAAGAGCTGACGTCTCTTCCATGCCTAAAAATTAATGGATTTATGACCATGCCACCATTAACCGAAAACCCCGAGGAAGTACGTCCTTACTTTCAGGAGCTTCGCAAACTGATGGAGGAGCTGAAGAGTCAAACGGACCTGAAACTTCATCCACTGAATGAGCTGTCAATGGGCACGAGTCACGATTATGCCGTCGCCGTCGAAGAAGGAGCGACAATCCTGCGTCTTGGGACTATTTTGTTTGGCGAACGCCCCATCAAAAGGTAG
- a CDS encoding FHA domain-containing protein — MWALRILTGPQAGQIIELKMGKNLIGRAPQCDIKLVSPGVSKEHTEVAVFKEKIVITDLKSSNGTYLNGIRIQNGIMRLGDKLGVHDILVDVIPAPEARPQTPRPQQGQSVPAPMPYYGGGAAPQMPQQMGMPNGMPQGMPQPMGAMPGAAPGAPAPAPAYQQGGFKGLMDKVNDYLDRVALPGVYKLPQFLELKLVLLGFVALFIFSTTLLSMIPMVAITRASIISESKRRAASIARTLATINQAALIQNSYSSLSTNAAEAEDGVKQVLIVQQSDGMILAPATRAGTTPDLPFVHRARTEMRPQSVEVDSTTIGASFPIGLFDPNTGEQAVKAHAIVLYDIGSLAFDDGRAISLFMQTLVIASLIGLLIYFFMYKLIEYPIVTLNAQLDAAMREKKDNTQVDFQFPALQALIGNINSLLTRYIHGEADNGAGAAGFVNKDGEAENLVQLIGFPSIAISREGRIIACSASFAQVARAEVAQLQGHMFNTIPDAALQQNLDGLLARTRENPRAIHTDQLEFSGHLCILSCQAMCSSGQEIDYYIVTVSPTEGGS, encoded by the coding sequence ATGTGGGCGCTTAGGATTTTAACCGGCCCTCAAGCGGGACAAATTATCGAGCTTAAGATGGGGAAAAACCTCATTGGCCGTGCTCCGCAGTGTGATATCAAGTTGGTTTCTCCGGGTGTTTCCAAAGAACATACCGAAGTCGCTGTCTTTAAAGAAAAAATTGTGATCACTGATTTGAAATCCAGCAATGGCACTTACTTAAATGGAATCCGTATTCAAAACGGCATCATGCGATTGGGTGATAAGCTTGGTGTTCATGATATTTTGGTAGATGTAATTCCCGCGCCTGAAGCTCGTCCGCAAACACCTCGGCCTCAACAGGGACAAAGTGTTCCTGCACCAATGCCTTATTATGGCGGAGGAGCAGCTCCACAAATGCCTCAGCAGATGGGAATGCCGAATGGAATGCCTCAAGGTATGCCGCAGCCGATGGGAGCAATGCCTGGCGCCGCACCCGGTGCTCCGGCTCCAGCGCCTGCATATCAGCAAGGTGGATTTAAAGGTTTGATGGATAAGGTCAACGATTACTTGGATCGAGTGGCTTTACCTGGAGTTTACAAACTTCCGCAATTCTTAGAATTAAAATTGGTTCTATTAGGCTTTGTGGCTCTATTCATTTTCTCGACGACCTTGCTTTCTATGATTCCGATGGTGGCAATCACAAGAGCCAGTATCATCAGTGAAAGTAAACGTCGTGCGGCTTCTATTGCAAGAACATTGGCGACAATCAATCAAGCGGCGCTTATTCAGAATAGCTATTCGTCACTAAGCACAAATGCAGCCGAGGCCGAAGACGGCGTGAAGCAGGTTTTGATTGTGCAACAGTCTGACGGAATGATTTTAGCCCCAGCAACCCGCGCAGGAACGACGCCGGACTTGCCGTTCGTACACAGAGCGCGTACTGAAATGCGCCCTCAGTCCGTTGAAGTGGATTCCACAACTATTGGAGCAAGCTTCCCGATCGGGCTCTTTGATCCAAATACAGGTGAGCAAGCCGTGAAAGCTCATGCCATTGTTCTTTATGACATAGGAAGTCTGGCTTTTGATGACGGCAGAGCGATCAGTTTGTTCATGCAGACACTCGTGATTGCGTCACTGATAGGTCTCTTGATTTACTTCTTCATGTATAAACTTATCGAGTATCCGATTGTGACTTTGAACGCGCAGTTGGACGCCGCGATGAGAGAAAAGAAAGACAACACGCAAGTAGACTTCCAGTTCCCGGCACTTCAAGCCCTGATTGGAAATATCAACAGTCTTTTAACTCGCTACATTCATGGCGAGGCTGACAATGGGGCCGGAGCTGCGGGCTTCGTCAATAAAGACGGGGAAGCAGAAAATTTAGTGCAGCTGATTGGTTTTCCATCCATTGCGATCTCACGCGAAGGTCGAATTATCGCGTGCAGTGCCTCATTTGCTCAAGTTGCTAGGGCGGAAGTGGCGCAACTGCAGGGTCATATGTTTAACACTATCCCTGATGCGGCCCTTCAACAGAACCTGGATGGTCTTCTTGCGCGCACGCGCGAAAATCCGCGAGCTATTCACACCGACCAACTCGAATTCAGTGGTCACTTGTGTATCTTGAGCTGTCAGGCGATGTGCTCTAGCGGACAAGAAATTGACTATTACATCGTGACAGTTTCACCGACAGAAGGGGGCTCTTGA
- a CDS encoding type II secretion system F family protein — translation MGSAELMLILGLLLAGVAVFLFVNSIFASNTDKQQLSWANNDEPVKSKNAIINFSRPLVHQFTLQHALRIRSEGYRKRVRKYIKTSGLSAEINEDEFIGLQLLWGVMFPIFLLIMNFSLQLGLPVPMVIGVGLMGFYLPQIHAKGEKKRRELSVRADLPFFIDLLALSVEAGLDFFSAIQKIVDKAQGTESVLADELGTVLKDIKIGASKTQALKDMAERLDMNEITSFVAVLVDAESTGASISQVLKDQSVQMRLERFVRAEKAGAKASQTILIPLMLFILPAVFIIVFGPVAVSFMYGGK, via the coding sequence ATGGGAAGCGCAGAATTAATGCTGATTCTAGGCTTGCTACTCGCGGGAGTGGCGGTGTTCCTATTTGTAAATTCCATCTTCGCTAGTAACACCGACAAACAGCAACTTTCATGGGCCAACAATGATGAGCCGGTGAAGTCTAAGAATGCAATTATCAATTTTTCGCGTCCGTTGGTGCATCAGTTCACTTTGCAACATGCCTTAAGAATTCGCAGTGAGGGCTATCGCAAACGGGTTCGTAAATACATTAAAACCTCGGGGCTTTCGGCAGAAATCAACGAAGATGAATTCATCGGCTTGCAACTTTTATGGGGCGTGATGTTCCCTATCTTCTTGTTGATCATGAACTTCTCTTTGCAGTTAGGTCTGCCAGTTCCTATGGTTATCGGTGTGGGCTTGATGGGTTTCTATCTGCCACAAATTCATGCCAAGGGTGAAAAAAAACGTCGTGAGCTTTCGGTGCGTGCGGATCTTCCTTTTTTCATCGACCTACTGGCTTTGTCTGTTGAAGCTGGTTTGGATTTCTTTTCGGCTATTCAAAAGATCGTGGACAAAGCACAAGGCACAGAAAGTGTGCTTGCCGATGAGTTGGGAACAGTTTTGAAGGATATTAAAATCGGTGCTTCCAAAACTCAGGCTTTGAAAGACATGGCTGAGCGTTTGGACATGAACGAAATTACAAGCTTCGTTGCCGTTCTTGTGGATGCGGAATCAACGGGTGCCAGTATTTCTCAAGTGTTGAAGGACCAATCCGTGCAAATGCGTCTGGAAAGATTCGTTCGTGCGGAAAAAGCCGGTGCGAAAGCATCACAAACCATTCTGATTCCTTTGATGTTATTTATTTTACCAGCGGTCTTCATTATCGTGTTTGGACCGGTGGCCGTGTCCTTTATGTACGGCGGGAAATAA
- a CDS encoding Maf family protein, which translates to MTPLQLVLASESPRRRALLKEAGFDFDVVPSKVSEIPNKNLNVNDQILDIARRKARAVHEVLKSSRTSPFVILTADTEVIFGGAPLGKPSDKDDAYRILKLLSGHVHEVITAVCVMNSSTGKEISQIETTQIHFKDLSDQEIWDYIHTGDPMDKAGAYGIQGGGGKFVQKIDGPFDNVVGLPMNLVKHLLVEIGFLNL; encoded by the coding sequence ATGACACCACTTCAACTTGTCTTGGCATCAGAGTCTCCACGTCGTCGTGCACTTCTTAAAGAAGCTGGTTTTGACTTTGACGTGGTTCCATCTAAAGTATCGGAAATTCCTAACAAAAACCTGAATGTAAACGATCAGATTTTGGATATTGCTAGACGTAAAGCCAGAGCGGTCCATGAGGTTCTGAAGTCCAGTCGCACAAGCCCCTTCGTCATCTTAACGGCCGATACCGAAGTTATTTTCGGTGGGGCCCCACTCGGAAAGCCCTCCGATAAAGACGATGCCTATCGCATTTTAAAACTTTTGTCGGGGCATGTTCATGAAGTCATCACTGCGGTTTGCGTGATGAATAGTTCCACCGGCAAAGAGATTTCTCAAATTGAGACAACGCAAATTCATTTCAAAGATTTGAGTGACCAAGAAATTTGGGACTACATACACACGGGTGACCCCATGGATAAAGCCGGTGCCTATGGCATCCAAGGCGGGGGCGGAAAGTTCGTTCAAAAAATCGACGGCCCTTTTGATAACGTAGTGGGACTTCCTATGAATTTAGTAAAACACCTCCTCGTGGAAATAGGATTTTTAAATCTATAA